From the genome of Enoplosus armatus isolate fEnoArm2 chromosome 21, fEnoArm2.hap1, whole genome shotgun sequence, one region includes:
- the LOC139304369 gene encoding ADP-ribosyl cyclase/cyclic ADP-ribose hydrolase 1-like has product MQPVEYRPPEKRQMRRCRVFTVGAVLLMIVVVIAVVLGLTLSQKTDQLKTTFIARCEAFKGYDCQKIWDAFEQAYVGRDPCKVPMEAYDPLIAAAPFKPACNRMMFWSKTRDVVHDFTEKRDCFLTLEDYLLGSVMNGLTWCGKEGSSETFTTGCPGWTDCENNTVRSFWNKASAAFAEVACGDVTAMLSGSIDTPFSPLSIFGSIEVKRFNSPRMRSLNVVLVTQKNTVTNCTNASLKDLQKELSEGIKYNCKEVSEAQIQECSSNPEKPCGSCW; this is encoded by the exons ATGCAGCCTGTTGAGTATCGACCTCCGGAGAAGAGACAGATGAGACGCTGCCGTGTCTTCACCGTCGGCGCTGTCCTCCTCATGATTGTTGTCGTTATCGCCGTTGTGTTGGGACTGACGCTCAGTCAGAAAACAGACCAACTGAAGACCACGTTTATTGCCAGGTGTGAGGCGTTCAAAGG ataCGACTGTCAAAAGATATGGGATGCATTTGAACAAGCCTATGTAGGGCGGGACCCCTGTAAAGTCCCCATGGAAGCCTATGACCCTCTCATTGCCGCGGCCCCCTTCAAACCTGCATGCAACAGA atGATGTTCTGGAGCAAAACGAGGGATGTGGTCCACGACTTCACGGAGAAGAGAGATTGTTTTCTTACCCTGGAGGACTATCTGTTGGGATCTGTGATGAATGGCCTGACCTGGTGTGGAAAGGAGGGCAGCAGCG aAACGTTCACTACCGGCTGCCCAGGATGGACGGACTGTGAGAACAACACTGTTCGCTCATTTTGGAACAAAGCCTCAGCTGCT TTTGCAGAAGTTGCCTGTGGTGATGTCACAGCGATGCTAAGCGGATCCATCGACACGCCGTTCAGTCCTCTGAG TATTTTTGGGAGCATCGAGGTGAAGAGGTTCAACTCCCCCAGGATGAGGAGCCTGAATGTTGTTCTGGTCACACAGAAGAACACTGT gACAAACTGCACGAATGCATCTTTAAAGGATTTACAGAAAGAGCTGAGTGAAGGAATAAAATATAACTGCAAGGAAGTGTCTGA agctcAGATCCAGGAGTGCAGCTCCAACCCAGAGAAACCCTGTGGATCCTGTTGGTGA